One genomic segment of Flagellimonas marinaquae includes these proteins:
- a CDS encoding T9SS type B sorting domain-containing protein, translating into MKLNLFLLLLVYSISSYSQCFDCGQSIGGHVEDVVLDIDKASDGIILIYTDQSSNSTIRKYDFDCNVIWTNNVLAPSGMFIRDATIDNNDNIYTVVSNYGNNRNINGVVIEQGSSLVRLNANGDVEWAKKFSDEKHLNRKIHIWMNNLFVVGQIDQSINTNIGLTIPNGYGSQYFAAKYDLAGNLIDSEHFGGNYNETFFDSQIDENGNIYLTGFFTDYTNHISHLYKINSSLDLVWSQELSNNPAERSFQPMTIYYNTSNQKLYVWAKYKMAANFYNNSITVSNDCTIGSVIMEISKINGDLDNYTVIDNCGFLQSVGNGIGSVEQRSFLAHEGSNLYILSSFRNEIEIGDQTLSTSQTIHNDYNVDLILHKIDLTNFSSELILRSTGEQYYDSSPYYDLAGPIVAHNGSIHMSSSFMSFPMTINGNIIDNNSGNNARDVLYYKHILDKTDAEGVISIENTCVSDVTEFEINGDFDSIIWDFDDPTSGTDNTSTLNNPSHIFTTKGTYSVTAEVTCGTESEIIHVEVVITDTPMARQIPDIYACEDVFGGQISNSFDTSSIENDLIGNQLGVTIKYFDGNGVELPSPLPNPMSNTLLGQETIIARVAYTDNLTCFTEVQFDLIVNSIPEITTIGNLYVCDDDYDGISEFDLSNVTDDLLNGQTGMLVEFFHEDGQQLPNPLPNTIFNTVSHQETIMAKITDLSTNCFLETTFDLVVHPLPVANPLEILNGCDDNDDGISEYFDTSNIETQVLNGQTGKRVTYFDQDGNQLPSPLPNPYTNTIMYNEHITVRVTDNVTTCFAETILELKTSAQPKINQPDNLYSCDLGNGYSEFDTSNIEQQLIGNQSGLEVTFYDSDKNLLPSPLPILFQNTEPFSQTIGVRVENATNSICYSETSFDLIVTALPEIDLEDEYFICNLEPSISLNVNPGFDSYRWTSEGGTQISDTNNAEIVEEGSYTLTVNQDENGIVCENVFNFKLVRSVPPVIEKVNHGELGNNFIEIIASGDGDFEYSIDGINYQDSNYFSNVHGGSHTVFVRDKEGCGEDSDEITLIDYPKFFTPNNDGYNDFWHIHGIEAFPDLKVFIFDRYGKLLTQLSSFDLGWDGFYNNEKMMPSDYWFKADLGNGRIFSGHFSLTY; encoded by the coding sequence ATGAAACTTAACTTATTTTTACTTTTATTGGTATACTCAATTTCTTCATACTCACAATGTTTTGATTGCGGACAAAGTATTGGAGGTCATGTTGAAGATGTTGTTTTAGATATCGACAAGGCTTCCGATGGAATTATATTAATATATACTGATCAGTCTAGTAATAGCACCATTCGTAAATATGATTTTGACTGCAATGTTATATGGACTAATAATGTACTTGCTCCAAGTGGAATGTTTATCCGAGATGCGACAATAGATAACAATGACAATATTTATACAGTTGTTTCAAATTATGGAAACAATCGCAACATTAACGGGGTAGTTATCGAGCAAGGAAGCAGCTTAGTAAGGCTGAACGCAAATGGAGATGTTGAATGGGCAAAAAAGTTCAGTGATGAAAAGCACTTAAATCGCAAAATCCACATTTGGATGAACAATCTTTTTGTTGTCGGACAAATTGACCAATCAATAAACACAAATATAGGATTGACAATTCCCAATGGATATGGAAGTCAATATTTTGCAGCAAAATACGACCTTGCAGGTAACCTAATAGATTCGGAACATTTTGGTGGAAATTACAATGAAACATTTTTTGATTCGCAAATTGATGAAAACGGAAATATTTATTTAACCGGGTTCTTCACGGATTATACCAATCATATTTCGCACTTGTACAAAATTAATTCTTCTCTTGACTTAGTTTGGTCGCAAGAATTATCAAATAATCCAGCTGAAAGGTCATTTCAACCCATGACCATTTACTATAATACATCGAATCAAAAATTGTATGTATGGGCCAAGTACAAAATGGCCGCAAACTTTTACAATAACTCAATAACGGTCAGTAATGACTGTACTATTGGAAGTGTAATAATGGAAATTTCCAAAATTAACGGTGATTTGGATAATTATACGGTCATTGACAATTGTGGATTTTTACAATCGGTGGGGAATGGCATTGGCAGTGTTGAACAGAGAAGCTTTCTGGCACACGAAGGTTCCAATCTATATATTTTATCAAGTTTTAGAAATGAAATTGAAATTGGTGATCAAACCTTAAGTACTTCTCAAACAATTCACAATGATTACAATGTGGATTTGATTTTGCACAAGATAGATTTAACGAATTTTTCTTCAGAATTAATTCTCAGATCAACTGGTGAGCAATATTATGACTCATCACCATATTATGATCTTGCAGGACCCATAGTTGCTCACAATGGAAGTATTCATATGTCATCTTCTTTTATGAGTTTTCCAATGACAATCAATGGAAATATCATAGATAACAACAGTGGAAACAATGCAAGGGACGTTTTATATTATAAACATATTTTAGACAAAACTGATGCTGAGGGTGTAATATCCATTGAAAACACGTGCGTTTCAGACGTAACTGAGTTTGAAATCAACGGTGATTTTGATTCCATCATTTGGGACTTTGATGATCCTACGTCAGGAACCGATAATACCTCAACCCTAAATAATCCAAGTCATATATTCACCACTAAAGGAACCTATAGTGTCACTGCCGAGGTGACCTGTGGAACGGAGTCAGAAATTATTCATGTTGAAGTTGTTATTACAGATACCCCAATGGCACGTCAAATTCCGGATATTTATGCTTGTGAGGACGTTTTTGGCGGACAAATTTCAAACTCATTTGACACATCTTCAATAGAAAATGATTTGATAGGAAACCAGTTGGGGGTTACCATAAAGTACTTTGATGGCAATGGTGTTGAATTGCCAAGTCCCCTTCCCAATCCCATGTCCAATACGCTTCTTGGGCAAGAAACAATTATCGCTAGAGTGGCATATACTGATAACTTGACTTGTTTTACAGAGGTACAGTTTGACCTAATTGTCAATTCAATTCCAGAAATAACCACAATTGGCAATCTATATGTCTGCGATGATGACTATGACGGAATTTCCGAGTTTGACCTCAGTAATGTAACGGATGATTTGTTAAATGGACAAACAGGAATGTTAGTTGAATTTTTCCATGAAGATGGACAACAATTGCCCAATCCATTACCAAATACCATATTTAATACGGTATCTCATCAAGAGACAATTATGGCAAAAATAACCGATCTAAGTACAAACTGCTTTCTGGAAACCACTTTTGATTTGGTGGTACATCCTTTGCCCGTAGCCAACCCATTAGAGATTTTAAATGGATGTGATGACAACGATGATGGCATCTCGGAGTATTTTGACACATCCAACATAGAAACCCAAGTGCTCAATGGGCAAACCGGAAAAAGGGTTACTTATTTTGACCAAGATGGAAATCAATTGCCAAGCCCTCTACCAAATCCTTACACAAACACCATTATGTACAATGAACATATAACGGTGAGGGTTACCGACAATGTTACAACTTGTTTTGCCGAGACCATACTGGAGTTAAAAACCTCGGCACAACCAAAAATAAACCAACCCGATAACTTATATAGCTGCGATTTAGGGAATGGATATAGTGAATTTGACACTTCTAATATAGAACAACAACTCATTGGAAATCAATCCGGTTTGGAGGTAACCTTTTATGATTCGGACAAAAACTTGCTTCCAAGTCCATTGCCTATACTGTTCCAAAATACAGAACCATTTTCACAAACTATCGGTGTAAGGGTCGAAAATGCAACTAACTCTATTTGTTATTCAGAAACATCTTTTGATTTGATCGTAACGGCCCTACCCGAAATCGACTTGGAAGATGAATATTTCATTTGCAATTTGGAACCATCAATATCTTTAAATGTTAATCCTGGGTTTGACTCTTATCGTTGGACTTCTGAAGGTGGCACGCAGATTTCAGATACAAACAATGCGGAAATTGTGGAAGAAGGAAGCTATACGCTAACTGTCAATCAGGATGAGAATGGAATTGTATGTGAAAATGTCTTCAATTTTAAGCTTGTACGTTCTGTTCCACCTGTAATTGAAAAAGTAAATCATGGCGAACTTGGAAATAATTTCATTGAAATTATCGCTTCTGGTGATGGTGATTTCGAATACTCCATTGATGGCATAAATTATCAGGACAGTAATTATTTTTCAAATGTTCATGGTGGTTCACATACCGTTTTCGTTCGAGACAAAGAAGGTTGCGGAGAAGATTCAGATGAAATAACCCTAATTGACTATCCAAAATTTTTCACACCAAATAATGATGGCTACAATGACTTTTGGCATATCCATGGAATTGAGGCTTTCCCTGACCTGAAAGTATTTATTTTTGATAGATATGGTAAATTATTGACCCAATTATCATCTTTTGATTTAGGATGGGATGGCTTTTATAATAACGAAAAGATGATGCCCAGTGATTATTGGTTTAAGGCAGATCTGGGAAATGGCCGAATCTTTTCTGGACATTTCTCACTAACTTATTAA